ggggacgaagtctgtatgtattaatttcttaattcaatcatgttgataaaagaaaccgaaataccgtacgtaacgttcccgattttggttctgttgttagggaattagctgtgacgttctttaagttatgacgtcatattcgatgtaaacaaaagaaacgctttcatcaggAAACGTAACgggtttttttcatatcaaacaattattaaaattgaatttgtattgagatccaatcttatgttttactagactggtaaatataaaaaaaaatcaaagtctcatgcaaacaagacagatTTCTGCGAAAATGCGGGAAAACCGGAACAGGAactagatctgaaaaaaaagttaacgattttgagttcattagtacaatgaaaaattcgggaaattttcccgattttttttttttttttttttttattgaattaatagaaaaatgaactaaaatgtCGCATACCTTCTAAAGTAAACAAGTCATCAAAAACcctttctttttaaaaacattactaAATATAAGCAGTAACACAAtgtttaactttgccattaaagtgcgaggtttagcatgccacaaaaccaggttcaacccaccacttttattcccctttaaaagtgccctgtaccaagtcagaaagattgccattgttatattattgttcgtttctgtgtgtgttgcatgttaacgttgagtcgtttgtgttttctcttatttttgagatattgagataagacgtggcacggtacttgtctatcccaaattcatgtatttggttttcatgttatatttgttattctcgtggtgttttgtctgatgcttggtccgtttctgtgttgtgtcgtttttctcctcttatatttaatgcgtttcactcggttttagtttgttaccccgattttgtttttgtccatgtatttatgagttttgaacagcggtatactactgttgcctttattgtaCTCTTTTCTTTTTAGAACTTAAAAGAATGTTATCCACCACCAACCAAACAAATGTCACTACCAACTGCTACACCAACTACGACAAGTTCTGTGTGTAAAATAGTTGGCGCAGTTTTCATCAGTATGCTAAAAGAAATATGGTTGTTTTCTGACCTTTGGTTGTACATCTACAGTTCATCTGATGCGTTAGGTATAGAAGATTTTAGAAGAAGACCAATTAAGGAAAGGTTTGCCGATCTACCAGGTCCAGTTACAGCCGGATATTCTAAGGACAAACGAGTTTATTTAATTGTAGGTAAgtattgacctataatggtttacttttgaaaattgttatttagatggaaagttgtctcattggaacccACACCACATCTGCCTAtatctatgttctttttttaaagattataaaatcaatataaatgtcTGTTAGGGGAGATTTTACATATGAAtcaattctgaaaaaaaaaatatccaccTGATAAACTTTAACAAGTTCACTGGTATATTTGAGATGCAAAAATTTCGCTGAAATAATAGTTATCGTTTGGGTATCTTCCGTTTACTTGAAAAAACGCTTATATAAAggttttgtagaaaattcatatgagtacaaatgtattattcttgtttaattttaaaaaaaatgttaccgtTAGATTTGTTTACAAGGAAcaatatactagtacatgtatctgtaaaatgaaaaaaatacttttacgGAAGCTCTTATGTCGAGAGAATTCCTACAATTTACATGTCTTTCGGCAATGGAATTTTCGGATAAAagaaatttgattaaataaaatgtacaattcTTACATTTAGAATATAAAGGAAGAAAACTTTGATAGCTCACTTCATACAGCGTTATTACAATTGCAACATTCATAATAGAAATCAGTGTACAGAAGatcaaaacaaactgaaaacataTGAGAATTGGTCATATTgagagaaatatttttttaatataaagcaGATTTGGTTctattatatttctattatcaAGTTAAAATGGTATTTTCAGGAAAAGAATCACATTTTATCAAACTTTATCTTTTATCGTTGTTATCCATCGGTTTTATTCTAGAgaatattttttctcaatacAATTGATGAAAGGTTTATGAATCTATGAATCAATTTGAATCGATTTTATAGTCGATTTCTGTCATGAAAAgagaataaatttataaattatagatTATGGTGTCATTCTTCACCACTACAGTGTTCAAGGTCTTTTGATCTTTATGCTGTCAACAACTTGCATGTTATTCTAATgtttttcttaacttttggtaTCGATCGTTCGTACTTGATTAATGATAACAAAGGACTGCATGTCACCATCTAGTTGGAGTAATATTCAACCACTGGCATAAACTGAAAGCAGCATTACATATTGTGTTTATGGACATTGCTTCTTATCACACATTTAGAAGTCATTATTAATGAAACATTGTTTATCACGACAACTCTAGTCAAATATCGGAAAAagtcatgaataaaaaaaatatcgataaatatttcttaaaacgTTAACTATTAAATTTAGGAATACGCTCTTCTATTTATCtaattcatacaaaaaactttaatagTTTGGCACTTAAATGTAATGCTTACAGTCTTCTGACTAGACAAGTCTTAAAAATTCCTAATATCTTAACGAGTCTTTCTATTTAAAAATCACGTTTccttattgaaaataatataaaaatcaaaatattggtgtgggtttttttctctAACCACAAAACTTGATACCAATGAAgctgaaaataaaaagttataaacagTAAAGTACAGCTTGTCTCAATCTACATTTTCTCGTGGTATTCTATCTAGACCAGGACTTGTGAATTCTAAACTTGACATAATACAGTATACTATCGTCATATGTAAcgagtttgttttatttttatttaggttCCAGTGTATTTACATACTCATCTTTATGGCATGCAAGTTCAATTAAAAGAGAAACTGTGTATGAACACTTTCGTCCTGATGTGCCAAATAGAATAGATGGTTTGATCGTCAACGGTTCGTCCACTCATATATTTTCAAGGAATTACGTTTATGATGCATCTAATGATCATATGGTCATCAGACCATTCCGCAGTAGGAACAGGTATAACCCATATAGATCAACGTACAAAAATATCCAACCAAAACGTATAGATGCTGTCACCGGAATTGGTCCATATACTTTTCTCTTCATTAGTAAGCAAAATTACTATTTGTTTAAGATAAGCACCTTGAAGAAAGATAAACACGCAGGTCTTTGGATTAAAGGAAAACAAGATCTTAAATGTTAAACTGTAGTTATGTTGCAAATAAAGATAGTTTCCCTTCATtctatttgtttaatattttaattgccaattaaaaaagtgtttttattgCTATTCGTGTACCCAAAAGTGTTCCATAACAGTTAACACAAGTATACACCGTAAAACTCTGGTGCTGTTATGTCGAGAACTAAAACTACCCtcaatataaatgatatgtatGACGTAAGTTAAAATATGAACAAACTTAGCTGTATCTGTGTAATCCTGCATTACAATTtcaatgacatacatgtataggcGATCACTATAGTCACGTTAACCaaactttttttaactttgtacttgtttggctttataaatattttgatatgagcgtcattgGTGCGTTTGATGTACTagtatacgaaacgcgcgtctggcgttctaaattacaatcctggtacctttgataactactaacTACAATCAAAGAAAGGAAATCCTCGATTTAGAAAAACATAAGTATAAAGGCAAATATGGGTCTTTACAAGCTTTGGTATCAGGAATAAAGAATCAAGTCGCTCGAATAAATTTAAATCGGATTGTTGTCTGTTTGATACATTCTTCATTttcgttttcaattttatttaattttcataaaaatactCAAGTTATGTTTGTTAAATATTCAGTACACTAAGGTGAtacatattttgtcaaaaactttCTTATTATCTTAAAGATGTCAGTTACAGAACATTATTTCTTACCAGAAGGTTACCTTTACAAATTGTGAGTTACTTATGGTACAGAAGTCGGCTGTTGTGTATTATGCAATAAAGTAATATAACATTGTTTAAAGGACACTTGAATAATTGGAATGTCAATTCAGTAAGGTGATGAAAGATGTAGATCTTTGTTGGACACAAATCAGATCCATAATTTCTGGATGTCATCGGTTTTCCAAGTAAACGGTCAATATATACTGTGCTTGTTAAAAAATCTTATACTAGTATATTGACCCTTTGTTTAAGACCACATAGTGATAAACAGGTGAACGACAACATTTTGTGTTACAATATAGATATAGAATGATTTTCATAGTAGaccaatgatttttttctgtttaaaatttgtatcaACGACGTCATATCTGTAAATAAAAGCTACTGTAGTATATACCGGTGTTTAAAAGTCATGAATCGACTGAGAGTGAGAAAACGagggaaacatatcaaatacaaaaggaaATAAAGGAACGAAAAGAACACTGaagtgaaacaaaaataaaccattgAATTGTTTACTTTGAAAAGGTGTGTAAGTGTTTGGCCTTATACTCAATATGGTGCGGAAAACTTCGTTGGAGGTCCATATTGAATGGAAGACTACACATCAACACAAATTTTTAAAGTGAATAATTCAGTAGTAAATAACCAATTGGAAAAAATGCATTCCTTgcttcaattttgaaattattttttaaccttTCAATGAATAACTTAACTTGCTGTGCATATGCACAAACCATCTCTGtccaaaaatcaaattaaaagttgCATGGATTCATTACCAATGATATCGAAATatggcacatacatacagaatgtggcggggttaaacatgtgagcGGGATCCAAAGCCTCCCCCTAACCAGGGGACAGTGGTATTATATATAGCGACTATAactgtacaacataagaacgaactttaaaaatcagatggaccaaaaatataatagttatcaaaagtaccaggattatagttaagtacgcctgacgcgcgtttcgtctccataagactcatcagtgacgctcaaatcaaaatataagaCGGTTGACATTTTCTTCATTATGAGCTAGAACTATTTTCGACCTTGACATCTTATTACTAGTACTTTAAATTACGTCGTTGGTGATCTAGTAACtataacatttttacaaaatctgcGTTCCTGTGAAGCTTATTTCGAAATTCATCAAGGTCTCTTCTCAGAATATAAGCTATCTGTCTTTGCGCGCTTTTAAGTCGACAAGATAATAGATTAACGTTTTCAATCGAATTTAAGTTCTGTGGTAATTCTTAAGTACAATGGGTAACTTAATCTTATCTTTGATCTGCCGCATAAGCATCCATGAAAAGTTATACAGTCCATCCGTGACCCAAGACATAAGATATTTTATGCATTTCATTGGGTATTTTCTATCACATTCCACCAGCTAGTGACTTATATCAACTTACGTGTCTAAAGACGAATATGTgtatgaaacatttttatatgattttaatttctgaaaattaaaCTGCAGAACAAACCTTTCCCGAACGTCGAGTTAGACCTTTATTTTGGTGGGAAATCGGGATTTTCACGAATTGGAACgccgaaatatatttttaatgtttcgGCATTTCAGTAATTaacttttgttttcttctttttttttctacggGTCACTCCTTTCATTCTCTTTTCAGCAGACAATGTTGAGGGAGGGGAATGAGAAAAACAATtctgtatgataaaaaaaaaacacaaaaccagctgggtttttatttgaatttctttGAATAACTCAAAACGCCTCTGCGTAGACAAAAAGAGGACTACTGTActagacaattgggaactgcgACACCACATGGTTACAATAACAAAATTGATGGTAaaggtattctatctagtccttcgtgtagctcggtgaatgtgattaatattttcaactctactcctcgacgtagacgcagtcatggtcatcgtcattatacCCGAGGgtgtttacaaaatttgatttttttggaatactaaggcttttctacctgaggcatagattactttagctgtatttggcaaaacttttaggaattttagtcctcaatgctcttcaacttcgtactttattttgcctttttaacttttttggattcgagcgtcaccgatgagtcttttgtagacgaaacgcgcgtctggcgtatacataaaatttagatctggtatctatgatgagtttatttacaaccactgggttgatgccactgctggtggagatttatttccacGAGGgcatcacaagcccagtagtcagcgctgtgtgtgctgacatgaattatcattgttattgttatatatatataaattaactgttaacaaaaaaatttgaaatactaaggcttttctaccttaggcatagattaccttagctgtatttgaactgtatacaaaattttgaatttttttaaatactaaggcttttccacctcaggcatagattaccttagctgtatttggcaaatctTTTTGGgatgttggtcctcaatgctcctcaacatcgtactttatttggcctttttaactttttggggaTCCAAGCGTCACtcgtgagtcttttgtagacgaaacgcgcgtctggcgtatatataaaattaagttctggtatctatgatgagttcacCTACTCTAAATGATGTCTCCTTTAATGACTTGATGCCATTTATACAAAAGCCGTTAGGTTTTCATCACATTCGCaagaaactttattcattaccccttaaaaaaactttattctctgttcaatttatgtttggaaacCAATGTTACataccctcattcaaaccaatacaaacgtacagctataatttcggatattgcaagtcacggacttttcaagccagtccGCATTGCAAAAGatgaaaagagaaaagatctttccCTAATCTTTTCTTTGCCAAGAatggtctcgatggcgtcaacttaggcaatatccttcatcataaattatttcaatcgaaaatacctccttatttcaaagacaaGTCTGTACCAATCATGTCTTATACACATACCAatcctattgcaactaaaattttcaattacaaacacgttTTGCAGGTTCGCAGTATTGACTTCAAGTGTAAActtcctgattgcacttgtgctagttcacATATATTCCGGCTGGCAAAATTATTATCGGTGACCTCAACATTGTtgataacacttctctacgaaatgtgttatcaaaaggtccgaaatatcgtgagccgaaatccatcaattggaaatacaactaagttttgatggattcagtcgaggattctgcctggcaatgggctaagcgtgAGGAGGAAGACTTACACactctttccgaatggattaaggcagttaggtcgttaatacaaatcagaattaagaaactgaatgggtctatcaatgcccatgctacgtcaatcatTTAAGACCCTAATGTTGCAAAACACTAATCCTACCTTCATATGTTATTGTCCCCGCAAATAAAGCCCCAAACAACATCGTATGTGTgtgtaaaactcattacattagctgcttgataaacgaattaggtattaaCAATTTACtaggaaacccaacatataccctcacgacactttccagaggaaatcctggataatcataggtctgttctgttcctttggaatttcaaccaaagatgatgaactggatcttccatcactgtattggatacataAACTGCATAAGTTTcattacaaacaacggtatattacTGGGTCTTCCAATTggtccacgaaacctctttatatctgttttatcagcaatcaaagacgggcttcaaagttattgtgaaactgcatattctagaggtggcgtgaatcagatgtgaaTACTTAAATTCCAAAGAttttttagagtacatacaatttAACTCTCTTTTATCTGgtaatagtattaaaaaattgacttttcaacactttatacaagtattccacattccaaactaaaagaaaaattgaatgagttggtattgttttgtttcataaaaaagaatggccaacgaaGATGCAAGTATCTTGTCTAAGAAAGGTATACATCCTACTTTGCAAAGGATCaatctgattcaaacaaaaaattcactGAAACTTTCAtgatcaagatgcttgattttttgattgacaacatatttgttacgttcggaagACGTGTTTTTCAATAGactatcggaattccaatggaaacaaattgtgcccctcctcatgccgacttgtttctttgttattatgaGGCTGGCTTCacacaggaacttcttaggaagaaagctAAGAAGTTAGCCATTtctgctatatagatgatgttctttcactaaataattcaaaatttggtgactatgtcgaACGCATCTATCCAATTGAACAAACGATAAAGggtacaacagatacagttaagtcagcctcatatcttgacttacatctagaaattgacaatgagggtcaattgaaaacaaaacgaCAAAAGGAGAttatttcagctttccaattgtgaattttccatttcgaagtagcaacattccagcagcacctgcatgcGCTGtttatatctcccaattgaaacaatattcccgtgcttgcatttcctatcatgattttcttgaaagaGGGTTGTTGCTCGCAAGGAAGCTATAAAATCAAGAGTcccatttttaaccatggccttggcagtttattttgatttatgagtttgactgtccctctagaTCTGGTCTCTTTAGTCCCTCttttccaaatggtgaagttgaaatcatctcttcctTAATTTTACAGATATCATCACGATTTGGTAGAcctttatggaataaccgtttcacaaatgatatcagacatGTTCCTTTCatcataactacaatccccttccctttcataactGTGACCTACAGAagtagactatttaccggatttgatctTTCGCCCCTTTTTTAAGAAGGAGGATGTACACAACTTCCCAAACTTATCTTTAATAAACAATGCTACTCACTACTTTCAATACTGAAATAATAAGATTTAtggatatacaaatatattgttttattgcatagcaatataatatttcccacagaaagtaaccaaaagttagcgtgcaataagttcttatattgcactagtgcaataaaaattcacaacgtcatcaacgacaaaatctttctttaaaccaattttttctttcaaatattatattgccatacaataaaagggttattgtaTGAATAATGGGGAATAATGTCCTTCTTAGAAAATATATTGCCCTCACAAGCTCgtgcaaaataaaattctactcaGGACAATATTCCCAAATATttatgcaataaccctatattatcaccccaagggtgactggggaatagaaatatggtcacttggtcttctcccgaccggcagtgaaacgcttgccgaagtggggcgtccgtttggctgtgcgggatgcataagttcgcagtcacgtccggtcagaagggggacgttaaatctgaTGCCTCGTGTAAATGATGACATTGTCAAAGTTTTGGGACACAGTTACATCAACATCAAAAGATAATGTACTTTATTGTGAAAACTGTGGACTATTggttcaaaataaaattcatttccATAAGTTGCTTTGCAACCGCTGAGGAGAGTGAGGAGACGAGTTGAGTGTAATCATTAATattgatgtatttatttatttattttaattgaggaccatgtttgttgatcaGCAGCACTGCTAGATGTATTAAAAAACAAAGAGTTGACAGCAGATTGATTTTTCTGTGAGACATGTTTCAAATTCCATGTTCTAAGCCTATTGTATTTTAAACCCATTGATTGaacagtttataaaacaaattcacaaaaacaacatgaatgccattttcaaattaatcaaggACCACAACTCCTGAATGGTACAAGCGCAAATAGTCAATATCAATCTTGATCTCCATTTTTCACCAATACAATTACcatcattttagacttaaaagCAATCATTGAAGAGGTCAGATGTTACACAATGGGCAAATATGACAACATGACAATAAACACTTAAAAATCAAACTATACACATTATCCATAGAGAAAGTTTACAATGAACAAATAATTCATGAAATTTTCCAAATCAATTTTATAAGTATCTATTACAAAAGATGATCACTGTATATTGTTGTAAATCCCTCTAACGCTTCTTCTTTCCTGGGGTAGATTTCCCTGTTGACTGCACAGCTACAGGAGCATGCACTCTCTGAGATATCTTATTGATATAATATAAAGCCACCAGTGAAAATATGAAACTGAAATGAAAATGCAATTGTATAAGATTTTCTTC
Above is a window of Mytilus trossulus isolate FHL-02 chromosome 4, PNRI_Mtr1.1.1.hap1, whole genome shotgun sequence DNA encoding:
- the LOC134716424 gene encoding uncharacterized protein LOC134716424, whose amino-acid sequence is MREAVRSLIQCARKCAAQNECDGLQLHSLLNTSAAGTCLKNEECDGGNLTAECVFLMRSELIEAKQYRENTVIIAKHGRIKPQNLKECYPPPTKQMSLPTATPTTTSSVCKIVGAVFISMLKEIWLFSDLWLYIYSSSDALGIEDFRRRPIKERFADLPGPVTAGYSKDKRVYLIVGSSVFTYSSLWHASSIKRETVYEHFRPDVPNRIDGLIVNGSSTHIFSRNYVYDASNDHMVIRPFRSRNRYNPYRSTYKNIQPKRIDAVTGIGPYTFLFISKQNYYLFKISTLKKDKHAGLWIKGKQDLKC